A segment of the Cutaneotrichosporon cavernicola HIS019 DNA, chromosome: 6 genome:
GCCCTGGCGCGCCTACACATCCGCGCCTGCAGGCGGAGTTGTCCTTCTTCCgcacgcgcgaggaggaggcgcgccgGCGTATCGCCGCTCAATAGACACCTCACTTCAAGGATGCATCCATCGCGTCAAGCAGTAGGTAGCAGGTATGCGCACACATTTTACATTGGGACACGGGACAGATACAGACTCTAGCTTCTAGAGGGAGGACTACTCCTCagcatcgtcgtcgtcgatggcaGCGGCGtcatcgccctcctcgacatcgtCGGCAGcgtactcgccctcctcctcctcctccgggCCACCGATGaactcgccgtcctcctcctcctcgtcctcggcagAGTTAAGGCCAGCAGCGGCAagggcctcggcctggggtcagcttcTAGCTTCCACcttccacctcctccaccttaCTCGCACCATGACTCCAGATCCCATCGCCTCCACTTTCCCTCCTCTGCACGCTTCCGTTTCCATCCACCTGCCCTACCCCTGCCCTTCTCCCGCACACAACCCCCCTCCTTCGCCCACGTAACCACCAGTTCCACCCAGCCATACTCCGCTCTCACTCAGAACGCTCCGCTCCCACCCAAACCCCTCATCCCACACACCACACCCAGCGCCCTCACTCACCGAGCTGTAGTCGACCTGCTTGCGCTTACGCGTCCCACGGACGATGAGCTCATCATCcgagtcgtcctcgtcatcatcgtcgtcgtcctcctcctcttcctcgacctccttggccggcgccttgcccttgcccttgtcggcgggctcggcctcggcctcgtcgtccttcttctcctcgaccttgtcctcagtcttcttctcctcagTCTTCTCGGCGGGAgcctcgaccgcgtcggTCTTCTGCCTGTCCGTCAGTCACCTtcatcaccttcctccaccagcGTGACAAGTGACAAGTGACTCacttcttggcctcgtcgagaacctccacctcctcggccttgcgcttaGTGCCGGCCTCGGTGGGCTCAACGGCGACAGCGGGGGTAGTAGAGTCGGTCATGGTTTGTAGGGTTTGGGTGGTGAatgagagagtgagaggaaggaggaaaGGGAGATGATGCCTGGCCATAAACAAGCTCTCCCTTCCTTCACCCAGATTatcaccctcaccctggCAAAACACTCACCATAGGCGTCACCCACCACAAGACTCAGGCACGTCCGCTGTGCGGGATCAAAACGCACAAAACCACGTCATTCTCACAAAAGTTGGGCACCGCTGAAGTGAGGCGACAACAATCTATCAGCTGCAACATTCTAGTTGCATTTGGGTAACCACAGCGACACCAtgctccccctccccccaacTGCGATTGCCACGGCctccgcggcgtcgacggtAATCTATGCCTCTGGCGCCAACTTACACGCCTTCCCCGCCGCTTCGTCCAAGGCGGAGGGATCCAACACCGGGCTGATTCGCAAGCTGGCACTGAGCGCGGACGGCACGGTTGCGGTCAGTGCCGGTGACGACAAGACTCTGCGTGTTTGGGATGTCAATGGCGAGATTACGCTTCGGAGCACGCGTTACACGCTCAAGCGCGTTGCTTGTATGTCGTTCACGAAGGCGAATGACATTCTCGTCACTGACAAGGTGGGGGACGTCTTCCTGTGAGTCTAGCCAGACCTTCCTCCCTGGTCGCTCCGTTACCAATCATGGCGGCGGCTATGCGCCTCctttccctctccccctcctctccctctccccctcctctccctctccccctcctctccctctccccctcctccccctcctctccctctccccctcctccccctctccccctcctttccctctccccctcctccccctctccccctcctctccccctccccctccccctcctctccctctcccactccctcccccacTCTCTTCCACCTAGCGTCCCTCGACCATTACCTCTTACCTACggccctccttctccctgCCTCcccccgccctcgcctcgccttTTTTCACCCACATCCCGAAGATgccccctcccccccgGCCCAcccgctgaccccagctaCCCCCTCGagccgcgcgaggccggcgaACGTGCCCAGGGCTTCAAGGAGCAAGCGGACCCCTcgctcaaccccgacgccgactTCCTTCTGGGCCACGTCTCGACTGTGTCCCAACACGTCCTCACGCACGACGGGAAGCGAATCATCACTGCCGACCGCGATGAGCACATCCGTGTCAGCCGCTTCCCCAAATCCTACGTGATCGACAAGTACCTGTGGGGCAGCGAGGGGTGAGTTAGCCTTGCGGAAATGCGATATTCAGAAGTCGTGACAGCTCAAGCCCATGGACTATGACTTCATGAACCACCCTCTGATCCGCCTCAACTCTCCACAGCcacgctcacaccagcttCGTGTCGGCGATCCACGTGCCCGAGTCGGAACCCAACATCGTGGTTGCTGGTGGGGGAGAGCCTACCCTCCAGATTTTTGACTGGACGGCCGgcgctctcctccgccgAGTCGAAATCTTCCCAGCCGCACTCGACTAtcgccgcgtccgcccGTCCCCGCGCAAGATCAAGAACAAGAAGCGCGCTGAAGCCGTTGCTGCGGCGGCTAAGAATGGACCAGCCCCCAGCGACGACCCGCGCGACCCCGGCTTCTGTGTTGCGGGGGCGGGCATGATGTTCCCCACGGGCCCGAACATCTGCATCGAGAAGATCGACAGTGTTGTGGTCGACGGCAAAACGGTCATTGTGTTCTTTGCGGAGGGTTGCACCGCTGTTCATGCCTTCGTGCTGCCAgaaggcgacggcgaggttACTGTGCACTCGTTCCCTGTTTCTCACCCCGTTCTCGGCTTTTCGCGCGTGCCAGGGAGCACGAACCAGCTGGTGCTCACCGTCGACGCAACGTacggcaagaaggaggctgaggagggTCTGGCGAACCAGATGTTTGCGATCATTGAGATTGACGCCGATGGCCAGATGGGCGACGCTTCCGCGTccaacgccgagctccttgcgaccctcgccgcgccgatTATCCCAACCACGGCACCCGGCACCATCGCTGGACTCAACCTGTACCCCAATCTCGGGCTGTTCCCCCGCTGGCCCGGgttcgaggaggacgaggagctggcaGGTGACTCAGGCGCTgcgacgccaacgccgagcgAGTACGAGGGCATGGCGCCTAAGCAGCTGGGCCGGCTCAAGGCACAGGGCGTTGACGTGAGCGAATACCTCTCGAAGAAGCGCAGGAAAggcaaggacggcgaggcccAGTCTGTGACGCCTTCACTGGAAGTCAAGCCATAGCATAGCATTAGGTATTTGTTTTCGGGCATTTGGATATCTTGGCGCATTGCGTTGTTTTTGGCGGCCAGTGGGCGGCACAAGCCGGTGGGCGGAAAATGCGTCATGGGAGACGCTGGAGCCGCTGATCTGCGATCGAGAGCAGGGGATGGATATGAGGACTCAAGCTCTGGCAGCTAGTCAGCTCTCGCTTGCAGTGCGGAGGAGTAAGCTTGCTGTGCCGCTACTTGCAACGGTATAGCCGGGTTATCAAGGGCGGGCCACCGTCATATGCTGAGCGTTAAATGGCGAGGGACGAACCACAATCATATCACATCCATGTTCGTCGTCATCCATTTGCCCGGGTAGTTCGAATAAGTAGGTTCGGTTGGGTTTGACTCATCGGAACCTGATGTATCGTTCACGAGTTGGCGCCATTGCCATGAACCTTGCGTCAGGCTCCCAAAGGTAACATCTCCCAATTACTGCGCCGTTGGGCTAT
Coding sequences within it:
- the TRM82 gene encoding uncharacterized protein (Required for the formation of N(7)-methylguanine at position 46 (m7G46) in tRNA. In the complex, it is required to stabilize and induce conformational changes of the catalytic subunit), which produces MLPLPPTAIATASAASTVIYASGANLHAFPAASSKAEGSNTGLIRKLALSADGTVAVSAGDDKTLRVWDVNGEITLRSTRYTLKRVACMSFTKANDILVTDKVGDVFLYPLEPREAGERAQGFKEQADPSLNPDADFLLGHVSTVSQHVLTHDGKRIITADRDEHIRVSRFPKSYVIDKYLWGSEGFVSAIHVPESEPNIVVAGGGEPTLQIFDWTAGALLRRVEIFPAALDYRRVRPSPRKIKNKKRAEAVAAAAKNGPAPSDDPRDPGFCVAGAGMMFPTGPNICIEKIDSVVVDGKTVIVFFAEGCTAVHAFVLPEGDGEVTVHSFPVSHPVLGFSRVPGSTNQLVLTVDATYGKKEAEEGLANQMFAIIEIDADGQMGDASASNAELLATLAAPIIPTTAPGTIAGLNLYPNLGLFPRWPGFEEDEELAGDSGAATPTPSEYEGMAPKQLGRLKAQGVDVSEYLSKKRRKGKDGEAQSVTPSLEVKP